One window from the genome of Populus alba chromosome 15, ASM523922v2, whole genome shotgun sequence encodes:
- the LOC118056447 gene encoding membrane steroid-binding protein 1, producing the protein MGLYATAMETMEAYTGLSPAAFFTIAAVMVVVYKIVCSMFVDPEEFDKKPINASGSIATNQPPPPEPQPQPQPQPPTIQEPVQLGDVTEEELRAYDGSDPNKPLLMAIKGKIYDVSRSRMFYGPGGPYALFAGREASRALALMSFDPRDLNGNLEGLSEPELEVLQDWEYKFMEKYVKVGQLVGTDQAVNGGEVQESEKHD; encoded by the exons ATGGGCCTCTACGCAACTGCAATGGAAACCATGGAAGCATACACAGGCCTATCGCCGGCAGCGTTTTTCACGATTGCCGCCGTTATGGTGGTGGTTTACAAGATAGTTTGCAGCATGTTTGTGGACCCAGAAGAGTTTGACAAGAAGCCCATCAACGCGAGTGGTAGCATCGCCACCAaccaaccaccaccaccagaaccacaaccacaaccacaaccacaaccaccaACAATTCAGGAGCCAGTTCAGTTGGGAGATGTTACTGAAGAGGAATTGAGAGCTTATGATGGTTCTGATCCTAATAAGCCTCTTCTCATGGCTATCAAAGGCAAGATCTATGATGTCTCTCGCTCCAG GATGTTTTATGGTCCTGGTGGTCCATATGCATTGTTTGCCGGAAGGGAAGCTAGCAGGGCCTTAGCACTCATGTCTTTCGACCCCCGAGATCTTAACGGGAACCTTGAAGGCTTAAGTGAACCTGAGCTTGAAGTTTTACAGGACTGGGAATATAAATTCATGGAAAAATATGTGAAGGTCGGGCAGCTTGTGGGCACTGATCAAGCTGTTAATGGAGGTGAAGTCCAAGAGAGTGAGAAACATGACTGA
- the LOC118056440 gene encoding coatomer subunit delta isoform X2, which translates to MVVLAASIVSKNGKVLVSRQFVDMSRIRIEGLLAAFPKLIGSGKQHTYVETENVRYVYQPIEAMYLLLVTNKQSNILEDLDTLRLLSKLVSEYTMSLDEEGICQTAFELIFAFDEVISLGHKENVTVAQVKQYCEMESHEEKLHKLVLQNKIDETKRRMKEEASKIDQMKIEKNRGNKGGFMSSMGSGRIESSFNDMSISSGGGGGFGSGSGFGLTSDVDSFSSKPKGRQPSSATAPPKGLGMKLGKTQRANQFLESLKAEGEMIVEDVQPSKSTQYTSAAQKLTDPVTLTAEEKLNVTLKRDGGMSHFDVQGHLSLQILNQEDGLIQVQIETGGNPGVIFKTHPNVNKELFANENILGLRDPSRPFPACQTGDAGVGLLKWRMQSVDESMVPLTINCWPSESGNETYVSIEYEASSMFDLRNVVIAVPLPALREAPNVRQIDGEWKYDARNSILEWSILLIDNSNRSGSMEFVVPSGDSSAFFPITVQFSATSTYSELKVANILPLKGGAPPKFSQRTQLITENYQVV; encoded by the exons ATG GTTGTGCTTGCGGCTTCTATAGTGAGCAAGAACGGTAAAG TGCTTGTTTCGAGGCAGTTTGTGGACATGTCTCGGATAAGAATTGAAGGTCTCCTTGCTGCTTTCCCCAAGTTGATAGGGTCTGGAAAGCAGCATACTTATGTTGAGACTGAGAATGTGCGTTATGTTTACCAGCCAATAGAGGCTATGTACTTGCTGCTTGTTACGAATAAACAGAGCAACATTCTTGAAGATTTGGACACTCTGAGGCTGCTCTCTAAACTGGTAT CTGAGTATACCATGTCTCTTGACGAAGAGGGTATTTGTCAAACAGCTTTTGAGCTGATCTTTGCATTTGATGAGGTTATCTCTCTTGGGCACAAGGAAAATGTTACTGTTGCCCAGGTTAAGCAGTACTGTGAGATGGAGAGTCATGAAGAGAAACTGCACAAGCTGGTATTGCAGAATAAGATTGATGAGACCAAGCGTAGAATGAAGGAAGAAGCTAGTAAGATTGACCAAATGAAG aTTGAAAAGAATAGAGGTAATAAAGGAGGTTTTATGTCTTCAATGGGCTCTGGAAGAATTGAGAGCAGCTTTAATGATATGAGCATTTCCAGTGGTGGAGGAGGTGGTTTTGGAAGTGGATCTGGGTTTGGATTGACCAGTGATGTTGACTCATTTTCCAGCAAGCCTAAAG GTCGTCAACCTTCATCTGCCACTGCTCCTCCCAAAGGCCTTGGCATGAAGCTCGGCAAAACCCAAAGGGCAAACCAGTTTTTGGAATCCTTGAAAGCAGAAGGTGAAATGATCGTTGAAGATGTGCAGCCATCAAAGTCAACCCAGTATACATCAGCTGCTCAAAAACTAACTGATCCTGTCACTTTGACTGCTGAGGAGAAACTCAATGTCACTCTAAAACGGGATGGTGGAATGAGTCACTTTGATGTTCAAGGGCATTTATCACTTCAAATTCTTAACCAAGAAGACGGACTCATCCAAGTTCAG ATTGAAACTGGGGGGAATCCAGGTGTCATTTTCAAGACACATCCTAACGTGAACAAAGAATTATTTGCTAATGAAAACATTTTGGGCTTGAGGGATCCCAGCAGACCTTTCCCCGCTTGTCAAACTGGGGATGCAGGTGTTGGTCTTTTGAAGTGGAGAATGCAAAGTGTTGATGAGTCAATGGTGCCCTTGACAA TCAATTGCTGGCCATCTGAGTCTGGAAATGAAACATATGTCAGCATCGAGTATGAAGCGTCATCCATGTTTGATCTACGAAATGTTGTGATCGCAGTTCCTCTACCAGCCCTTCGAGAGGCACCAAATGTTAGGCAGATTGATGGGGAATGGAA GTACGACGCAAGAAATTCCATCCTAGAATGGTCCATTCTTCTCATTGATAACTCAAACCGCAG TGGATCAATGGAGTTTGTTGTGCCATCAGGAGACTCATCGGCATTCTTCCCCATTACTGTTCAGTTTTCAGCCACTAGCACATACAGTGAGCTAAAG GTTGCCAATATCCTGCCCCTGAAAGGTGGAGCTCCTCCCAAGTTTTCCCAGAGGACTCAATTGATCACAGAGAATTACCAAGTAGTCTGA
- the LOC118056440 gene encoding coatomer subunit delta isoform X1: protein MVVLAASIVSKNGKVLVSRQFVDMSRIRIEGLLAAFPKLIGSGKQHTYVETENVRYVYQPIEAMYLLLVTNKQSNILEDLDTLRLLSKLVPEYTMSLDEEGICQTAFELIFAFDEVISLGHKENVTVAQVKQYCEMESHEEKLHKLVLQNKIDETKRRMKEEASKIDQMKIEKNRGNKGGFMSSMGSGRIESSFNDMSISSGGGGGFGSGSGFGLTSDVDSFSSKPKGRQPSSATAPPKGLGMKLGKTQRANQFLESLKAEGEMIVEDVQPSKSTQYTSAAQKLTDPVTLTAEEKLNVTLKRDGGMSHFDVQGHLSLQILNQEDGLIQVQIETGGNPGVIFKTHPNVNKELFANENILGLRDPSRPFPACQTGDAGVGLLKWRMQSVDESMVPLTINCWPSESGNETYVSIEYEASSMFDLRNVVIAVPLPALREAPNVRQIDGEWKYDARNSILEWSILLIDNSNRSGSMEFVVPSGDSSAFFPITVQFSATSTYSELKVANILPLKGGAPPKFSQRTQLITENYQVV, encoded by the exons ATG GTTGTGCTTGCGGCTTCTATAGTGAGCAAGAACGGTAAAG TGCTTGTTTCGAGGCAGTTTGTGGACATGTCTCGGATAAGAATTGAAGGTCTCCTTGCTGCTTTCCCCAAGTTGATAGGGTCTGGAAAGCAGCATACTTATGTTGAGACTGAGAATGTGCGTTATGTTTACCAGCCAATAGAGGCTATGTACTTGCTGCTTGTTACGAATAAACAGAGCAACATTCTTGAAGATTTGGACACTCTGAGGCTGCTCTCTAAACTG GTACCTGAGTATACCATGTCTCTTGACGAAGAGGGTATTTGTCAAACAGCTTTTGAGCTGATCTTTGCATTTGATGAGGTTATCTCTCTTGGGCACAAGGAAAATGTTACTGTTGCCCAGGTTAAGCAGTACTGTGAGATGGAGAGTCATGAAGAGAAACTGCACAAGCTGGTATTGCAGAATAAGATTGATGAGACCAAGCGTAGAATGAAGGAAGAAGCTAGTAAGATTGACCAAATGAAG aTTGAAAAGAATAGAGGTAATAAAGGAGGTTTTATGTCTTCAATGGGCTCTGGAAGAATTGAGAGCAGCTTTAATGATATGAGCATTTCCAGTGGTGGAGGAGGTGGTTTTGGAAGTGGATCTGGGTTTGGATTGACCAGTGATGTTGACTCATTTTCCAGCAAGCCTAAAG GTCGTCAACCTTCATCTGCCACTGCTCCTCCCAAAGGCCTTGGCATGAAGCTCGGCAAAACCCAAAGGGCAAACCAGTTTTTGGAATCCTTGAAAGCAGAAGGTGAAATGATCGTTGAAGATGTGCAGCCATCAAAGTCAACCCAGTATACATCAGCTGCTCAAAAACTAACTGATCCTGTCACTTTGACTGCTGAGGAGAAACTCAATGTCACTCTAAAACGGGATGGTGGAATGAGTCACTTTGATGTTCAAGGGCATTTATCACTTCAAATTCTTAACCAAGAAGACGGACTCATCCAAGTTCAG ATTGAAACTGGGGGGAATCCAGGTGTCATTTTCAAGACACATCCTAACGTGAACAAAGAATTATTTGCTAATGAAAACATTTTGGGCTTGAGGGATCCCAGCAGACCTTTCCCCGCTTGTCAAACTGGGGATGCAGGTGTTGGTCTTTTGAAGTGGAGAATGCAAAGTGTTGATGAGTCAATGGTGCCCTTGACAA TCAATTGCTGGCCATCTGAGTCTGGAAATGAAACATATGTCAGCATCGAGTATGAAGCGTCATCCATGTTTGATCTACGAAATGTTGTGATCGCAGTTCCTCTACCAGCCCTTCGAGAGGCACCAAATGTTAGGCAGATTGATGGGGAATGGAA GTACGACGCAAGAAATTCCATCCTAGAATGGTCCATTCTTCTCATTGATAACTCAAACCGCAG TGGATCAATGGAGTTTGTTGTGCCATCAGGAGACTCATCGGCATTCTTCCCCATTACTGTTCAGTTTTCAGCCACTAGCACATACAGTGAGCTAAAG GTTGCCAATATCCTGCCCCTGAAAGGTGGAGCTCCTCCCAAGTTTTCCCAGAGGACTCAATTGATCACAGAGAATTACCAAGTAGTCTGA